Proteins co-encoded in one Dysgonomonadaceae bacterium PH5-43 genomic window:
- a CDS encoding outer membrane lipoprotein-sorting protein (product_source=COG2834; cath_funfam=2.50.20.10; cleavage_site_network=SignalP-noTM; cog=COG2834; pfam=PF16584; superfamily=89392): MRIKTLLLLLLISTVTFAQKDAKAKSWLDKTSDTFAEAKDMSILFSMNIKNLDDNISESFEGSINIKGAKFHLDTPEMEAWFDGKVQWVLQKAWGEVSINEPSKEEVQAINPITIFNLYKAACNYKYIGEKKDAKGQAVHEIELTPIDKKSEMNKIIIQINPIDSLPVKIQITYNSNIENIIHINNYKKNQKLSDSSFVFNAVKYPDAEIIDLR, translated from the coding sequence ATGAGAATAAAAACATTATTACTACTGCTACTTATAAGCACTGTTACTTTTGCCCAAAAAGACGCAAAAGCTAAATCTTGGTTAGACAAAACTTCCGATACATTCGCCGAAGCTAAAGATATGTCGATATTGTTTTCTATGAACATTAAAAACTTGGACGATAACATAAGCGAAAGTTTTGAGGGCTCAATAAATATTAAAGGTGCTAAATTCCATTTAGACACTCCCGAGATGGAAGCTTGGTTCGACGGTAAAGTACAATGGGTGTTGCAAAAGGCTTGGGGAGAAGTAAGTATTAACGAACCAAGTAAAGAAGAAGTTCAAGCTATCAATCCTATTACTATTTTCAATCTATACAAAGCGGCTTGCAACTACAAATACATAGGAGAAAAGAAAGACGCTAAAGGACAAGCAGTTCACGAGATAGAGTTAACACCTATCGACAAGAAAAGCGAGATGAATAAAATAATTATTCAAATAAATCCTATAGACTCTCTACCCGTTAAGATTCAAATAACTTACAATAGTAATATAGAAAACATTATTCACATTAATAACTATAAAAAGAATCAGAAGTTATCCGACAGTTCATTCGTATTCAATGCGGTTAAATATCCTGATGCTGAAATTATAGATCTTAGGTAA